The following are encoded together in the Bombus fervidus isolate BK054 chromosome 10, iyBomFerv1, whole genome shotgun sequence genome:
- the Chsy gene encoding chondroitin sulfate synthase — translation MEEVTFHPVMRKRRGLTSAILGLILGLVLGFLIQSYKILSSSHHQRLNVYSSSMPGPRMLIKSSARNVPKLDDDEQINSSSTSLVFVGVMTAGKYLDSRAKAVYETWGKELPGKIAFFSSENSVVPDNCPDLPLVPLPRVDDTYPPQKKSFMMLQYMWNNYGDRFEWFLRADDDVYVRTDRLEKLLRSVNSKRAMYIGQAGRGNSEEFGLLSLEYDENFCMGGPGVILSRETLRRIVPHIKYCLRHLYTTHEDVELGRCVQKYAGIPCTWSYEMQSILYHNSSGAQAFTGNLKKKEVHRAITLHPVKSPPHMYRLHNYMRGLQIQDLQQERLNLHRDIYTMAKQLGISVENLKNFEIADGVPLFPVNRYSKEYPDDTEILGVPAGLRSFKPTSSDEVIPWDFLSRSEYSLGDSNPRRRIHSDIKEGLEDIMREVMASINACSRQRGRVVEERSILYGYRRVDSYGADTILDLLLVYRKYRGRKVTLPVRRHVYLHQHFTGLEIRETVNGEEVDETQRSRQNDKSLQNIFRGGFLNLNFNFEEEDPVKSKIIHFILPLSGRYEVFRRFLQNYEEVCLTSGEKTALLVILYRRGTEDSFNRTIDLIEQLKYKYRSVSIDIIPVSGTFSRAKALNFGVSRLKDDDLMFFVDVDIVFTESALYRIRANSLLGRQIYFPVVFSQYDPKVVYKGNRKQDTFAINEISGYWRQFGFGIVSLYKQDYKSVGGFNLSIQGWGKEDVDFYEKVVKSNIKIFRAADKDLVHIYHDVECSKDLSETQWSMCMGTKTDTIAGIETLAKMIYENPEILRFAKARRENLTRAAG, via the exons ATGGAAGAGGTGACGTTTCACCCAGTGATGCGTAAACGGCGTGGACTGACCAGCGCCATTCTAGGCCTGATACTGGGCCTTGTCCTAGGTTTTCTCATTCAAAGCTACAAAATACTATCGTCGAGCCATCACCAACGATTAAATGTTTACTCGTCTTCGATGCCTGGACCACGAATGTTGATCAAATCGTCGGCACGAAACGTTCCCAAATTGGACGACGATGAACAGATAAACAGTTCGTCGACCAGCTTGGTCTTCGTGGGCGTGATGACTGCTGGCAAATATCTAGACTCGCGAGCTAAAGCGGTTTACGAGACTTGGGGTAAAGAGCTTCCAGGCAAAATTGCCTTTTTTTCGTCTGAAAACTCCGTCGTCCCAGATAATTGTCCAGACCTACCTTTGGTACCTTTGCCACGAGTCGACGACACTTATCCACCGCAGAAGAAATCATTCATGATGCTACAATATATGTGGAACAATTATGGGGATCGTTTCGAGTGGTTCCTCAGAGCTGATGACGACGTCTACGTGAGAACGGATCGTCTGGAAAAATTGCTACGATCCGTCAACTCCAAGAGGGCCATGTACATTGGCCAAGCAGGCAGAGGCAACTCCGAGGAATTCGGTCTGCTATCGTTGGAGTACGACGAGAACTTTTGTATGGGTGGGCCAGGTGTTATTCTGTCCAGGGAGACCTTAAGGAGGATCGTGCCACACATCAAGTATTGTCTGAGACATTTGTACACTACGCATGAAGACGTCGAATTAGGAAGGTGCGTGCAGAAGTACGCCGGTATACCTTGTACCTGGAGTTACGag ATGCAGTCTATTCTATATCACAACAGTAGTGGAGCACAGGCGTTCACCGGAAActtgaagaaaaaagaagttcACCGTGCTATTACTTTGCATCCTGTTAAAAGTCCACCTCACATGTACAGGTTGCACAATTACATGAGG GGGCTACAGATTCAAGATTTGCAACAGGAGAGACTCAATCTTCACAGGGATATTTACACAATGGCGAAACAGTTAGGAATTAGCGTGGAAAATCTCAAGAATTTCGAAATAGCCGACGGTGTCCCGTTATTTCCAGTTAATCGCTACTCGAAGGAATATCCCGATGACACAGAAATATTAG GCGTTCCAGCAGGACTTCGCTCGTTTAAACCGACAAGTAGCGACGAAGTAATTCCTTGGGATTTTTTATCGAGATCCGAGTACAGCTTAGGCGATTCGAATCCCAGGAGAAGAATTCACAGTGATATAAAGGAGGGTCTGGAGGACATCATGAGGGAAGTAATGGCCTCTATAAATGCCTGCTCACGGCAGCGTGGCCGAGTCGTCGAGGAAAGGTCAATTCTATATGGATACAGGCGAGTGGATTCTTACGGCGCTGACACTATACTGGATCTTCTTTTGGTGTACCGAAAGTACAGAGGCAGAAAGGTTACGTTGCCCGTTAGGAGGCACGTGTACCTTCACCAACACTTCACAG GCCTAGAAATACGAGAGACCGTGAACGGTGAGGAAGTCGACGAGACGCAAAGAAGTCGGCAAAACGACAAATCTCTGCAAAACATATTCCGCGGTGGATTTCTAAACCTGAATTTCAACTTCGAGGAAGAGGATCCAGTCAAGAGCAAGATTATTCACTTTATCCTACCTTTATCCGGAAGGTACGAAGTTTTCCGGAGGTTCCTACAAAACTACGAAGAGGTCTGTTTGACGAGCGGAGAAAAAACGGCGCTTTTAGTTATTCTGTATCGTCGCGGAACAGAAGATTCGTTCAATCGAACGATAGACTTGATAgaacaattaaaatacaagTATCGTAGCGTCAGTATCGATATTATTCCTGTCTCTGGTACGTTTTCTCGAGCCAAAGCTCTCAATTTCGGTGTGTCAAGATTGAAGGACGACGATTTGATGTTCTTCGTTGATGTCGATATCGTATTTACCGAGTCAGCACTCTACAGAATTCGCGCGAATAGTCTTCTAGGTAGACAAATATATTTCCCGGTGGTGTTCAGTCAGTATGATCCAAAGGTCGTTTACAAAGGTAACAGGAAACAAGATACGTTCGCCATAAACGAAATATCGGGATATTGGAGGCAATTTGGATTCGGCATCGTCTCCTTGTACAAACAGGATTACAAAAGCGTGGGTGGTTTCAATTTGTCTATCCAAGGATGGGGCAAGGAAGACGTGGATTTCTATGAGAAAGTAGTGAAATccaatattaagatatttagGGCGGCTGACAAGGATTTGGTTCACATTTATCACGACGTTGAGTGCAGTAAGGATCTTTCAGAGACACAGTGGTCCATGTGCATGGGAACCAAGACCGACACAATCGCTGGGATAGAGACTCTGGCTAAAATGATCTACGAAAATCCGGAGATACTACGATTTGCCAAAGCCAGGAGAGAGAACTTGACGCGTGCAGCGGGTTGA
- the LOC139991731 gene encoding lysozyme-like: MKRKTKLCLVLSLLAVLIDSQVEGRILTQCEAVQELQRAKVQRSLISNWVCLMESESGLNTQLITGPKTASSYSYGIFQINSAKWCSRGHSGGICNKRCEDFANDDITDDIECAKKIQSMEGFKAWDGWMKKCKNKPLPNIGNCKRRRRRRRVIV; encoded by the coding sequence ATGAAGCGAAAGACGAAGCTCTGCTTGGTCCTGTCCCTTCTGGCTGTTCTGATAGACAGCCAGGTGGAAGGAAGGATTTTGACGCAGTGTGAAGCCGTGCAGGAGCTTCAACGAGCTAAAGTCCAAAGAAGCTTAATCAGCAACTGGGTCTGCTTGATGGAGAGCGAAAGTGGATTGAACACGCAATTGATCACTGGTCCGAAGACTGCCTCCAGCTACAGTTATGGAATCTTTCAGATAAATAGCGCCAAATGGTGTTCCAGAGGACACAGCGGAGGTATTTGCAACAAACGTTGCGAGGATTTCGCCAACGACGATATCACAGACGACATCGAGTGCGCCAAAAAGATTCAAAGTATGGAAGGATTCAAGGCGTGGGATGGCTGGATGAAGAAATGCAAGAACAAACCTCTGCCTAATATTGGAAACTGCAAAcgacgtcgacgacgacgacgcgtGATAGTAtga
- the LOC139991758 gene encoding uncharacterized protein → MNPLIACMIVGLAGFALAEPPISSGYSYSRPSGGGGYSIGGGGGGYTAVSTGYQTSEGASVDGALLEQIRQILLREEQSSGFIGGGGGYAPSSSYGAPSSQYGVPSSSYGVPSYQTRVVGIDLEGIRQAIQVAQFNQVTHGPGGYPSGPSGSYGVPSRPSGSYGAPY, encoded by the exons ATGAATCCTCTGATCGCG TGTATGATAGTCGGTCTAGCAGGGTTCGCCCTGGCTGAACCACCGATCTCGTCCGGCTACAGCTACAGCAGACCATCCGGAGGGGGTGGTTACTCCATaggtggtggcggtggtggcTACACCGCCGTATCAACCGGCTACCAAACCAGCGAAGGAGCATCCGTCGATGGCGCGTTGCTCGAACAAATCCGTCAGATTTTGCTGAGGGAAGAACAGAGCAGTGgattcataggtggtggtggtggttaCGCCCCTAGCTCGAGCTATGGCGCTCCATCCAGTCAATACGGTGTACCAAGCTCGTCCTACGGTGTACCAAGTTACCAGACACGCGTTGTAGGCATCGATCTCGAAGGAATCAGGCAGGCCATCCAAGTGGCACAGTTCAACCAAGTGACCCATGGGCCTGGTGGCTATCCAAGCGGACCAAGCGGAAGCTACGGAGTACCAAGCAGGCCAAGCGGTAGCTACGGTGCACCGTACTAA
- the LOC139991763 gene encoding immediate early response 3-interacting protein 1 — MAFTLWTLFEATMLCLNAICVLNEERFLAKVGWASWQNVQGFGEPPTAKSQMLNLIRSIRTVARIPLIFLNIVTIIVKLVLG, encoded by the exons ATGGCGTTTACACTTTGGACACTTTTTGAAGCGACTATGTTGTGTTTGAATGCGATCTGCGTTTTGAACGAAGAAAGATTTCTTGCAAAAG TTGGTTGGGCGTCGTGGCAAAATGTTCAAGGCTTCGGAGAACCTCCTACAGCAAAGTCACAAATGTTGAACCTTATTAGGTCGATACGAACGGTTGCACGAA TTCCATTGATATTCCTAAATATTGTAACAATAATTGTGAAACTGGTGCTTGGGTGA